One genomic region from Euzebya tangerina encodes:
- the ctaD gene encoding cytochrome c oxidase subunit I, whose protein sequence is MTAIAENPETATRPRRRGIFPRPTKTTGVVSWLTTVDHKRIGIMYGVGALIFFVVGGLEALLIRAQLATPNGEVLSADAYNQIFTMHGLTMVFFVVMPLGAAFINYLLPLQIGARDVAFPRINAVSLWIWIVAGLFVYSSFLFEGAPNSSWVSYFPQALVGPDPAGNLAADAVAIQQSRTLFYSMGLQIAGVASLASAVNFIVTVLNMRAPGMTMMRMPVFTWMSFVVAFLLLFAMPIIGIALWQMMFQVRFAGPFFDPLNGGDPVLWEHMFWLFGHPEVYIMILPAFGIVSEILPVFSRKPLFGYSAIVFSGIAIGFLGWGVWAHHMFTAGLGPVADSAFGIATMLIAVPTGIKIFNWLGTMWGGQIRFTTPMLFAIGLVSMFTIGGLSGVTHSLVPHDTQQHDTYYVVAHFHYVLFGGALFGLFGGIYFWYPKVFGKLLNERIGKIHFWSMLVGFNLTFGPMHFLGLNGMPRRYYTYADGMGWNVWNAVVGLGALVIGVSFLIFVANIFLSRNNPPAGADPWDARSVEWLTSSPPPVHNFDQIPQISDNDELWYRKYASDDSGTPVRVAAGGADDENPGGPYGDKVSGKTAKELGIHMPDPSWFPLLLSLGLPIAAYGVFFEDRLTMTAFFAVGGILTFGSMLGWALEPSAEEHH, encoded by the coding sequence GTGACCGCCATCGCAGAGAACCCGGAGACCGCGACCCGCCCACGTCGTCGCGGCATCTTCCCGCGCCCGACCAAGACCACGGGCGTGGTCTCGTGGTTGACGACGGTCGATCACAAGCGGATCGGCATCATGTACGGCGTTGGGGCGCTGATCTTCTTCGTCGTCGGAGGTCTGGAGGCGCTCCTGATCCGCGCGCAGCTGGCCACACCCAACGGTGAGGTCCTGTCGGCGGATGCCTACAACCAGATCTTCACGATGCACGGCCTGACGATGGTCTTCTTCGTGGTGATGCCGCTGGGCGCCGCCTTCATCAACTACCTGCTCCCGCTGCAGATCGGGGCGCGTGACGTCGCGTTCCCGCGGATCAACGCGGTGAGTCTGTGGATCTGGATCGTTGCGGGCCTCTTCGTCTACAGCTCGTTCCTGTTCGAGGGTGCGCCGAACAGCTCCTGGGTCTCCTACTTCCCCCAGGCGCTGGTCGGTCCCGACCCGGCCGGGAACCTCGCGGCCGACGCGGTGGCGATCCAGCAGTCGAGGACGCTGTTCTACTCGATGGGCCTGCAGATCGCCGGTGTGGCATCGCTGGCCAGTGCCGTCAACTTCATCGTGACGGTGCTCAACATGCGCGCACCGGGCATGACGATGATGCGCATGCCGGTGTTCACCTGGATGAGCTTCGTCGTCGCGTTCCTGCTGCTGTTCGCCATGCCGATCATCGGGATCGCGCTGTGGCAGATGATGTTCCAGGTCCGCTTCGCCGGTCCCTTCTTCGACCCGCTCAACGGTGGCGACCCCGTCCTGTGGGAGCACATGTTCTGGCTCTTCGGGCATCCAGAGGTCTACATCATGATCCTGCCGGCGTTCGGGATCGTCTCCGAGATCCTCCCGGTGTTCAGCCGCAAGCCGCTGTTCGGCTACTCCGCGATCGTGTTCAGCGGGATCGCCATCGGCTTCCTCGGCTGGGGTGTGTGGGCCCACCACATGTTCACCGCCGGCCTCGGCCCGGTCGCTGACTCCGCCTTCGGCATCGCCACCATGCTCATCGCGGTCCCGACCGGCATCAAGATCTTCAACTGGCTGGGCACGATGTGGGGTGGGCAGATCCGGTTCACCACCCCGATGCTGTTCGCGATCGGGCTGGTGTCGATGTTCACCATCGGCGGCCTCTCCGGGGTCACGCACTCCCTGGTCCCCCACGACACCCAGCAGCACGACACCTATTACGTGGTCGCCCACTTCCACTACGTCCTCTTCGGTGGGGCACTGTTCGGACTCTTCGGTGGCATCTACTTCTGGTACCCCAAGGTCTTCGGCAAGCTGCTCAACGAACGGATCGGCAAGATCCACTTCTGGTCGATGCTGGTCGGCTTCAACCTGACCTTCGGCCCGATGCACTTCCTGGGTCTGAACGGCATGCCCCGTCGCTACTACACCTACGCCGACGGCATGGGCTGGAACGTGTGGAACGCGGTCGTCGGACTCGGGGCCCTCGTGATCGGGGTTTCCTTCCTGATCTTCGTGGCCAACATCTTCCTCTCGCGCAACAACCCGCCCGCCGGCGCGGACCCGTGGGATGCACGGAGCGTGGAGTGGCTGACCTCCTCCCCACCACCAGTCCACAACTTCGACCAGATCCCCCAGATCAGCGACAACGACGAGTTGTGGTATCGCAAGTACGCCTCCGACGACTCCGGCACACCCGTCCGGGTCGCGGCCGGCGGGGCCGACGACGAGAACCCCGGTGGCCCCTACGGCGACAAGGTGAGCGGCAAGACCGCGAAGGAACTCGGCATCCACATGCCGGATCCGTCGTGGTTCCCGTTGCTACTCTCGCTCGGTCTGCCGATCGCGGCCTACGGCGTCTTCTTCGAGGACCGTCTGACGATGACCGCCTTCTTCGCGGTCGGTGGCATCCTCACGTTCGGCTCGATGCTCGGCTGGGCGTTGGAGCCCTCCGCAGAGGAGCACCACTGA
- the coxB gene encoding cytochrome c oxidase subunit II: MRPASLSRLGGHLSSARVRLLLAVGLLSGVLAGCSRDFDGSPTANIPGPDPGRELPADALQPLGPVAADQDALWDLAYPIAIGVFVFVFAGLAYIIVRFRDKGQEELPVQTHGNTRLEIVWTIIPALILVVIAVPTVRTIFDLAREPDPDALMIDVVGKQYWWEFRYEEAGIWTASELHIPTGRDIYIRLDGSEPGNTNVYGHAPVLHSFWVPSLAGKRDYVPGAIREMRIQADEPGIYPGNCAEFCGLSHANMRFTVIAHAPEDYEAWVASQQEPAPLAEDELVTQGQELFVTGACIGCHNITGHPDVDPDNPSRVGPDLTHFAAREAFAGYIFDSPFGDQVENPDEAMENLRAWIRNSSGIKPGSHMPATQVDGEPINGEQLDAIIAYLATLE, translated from the coding sequence ATGAGGCCTGCCTCGCTCAGCCGGCTCGGAGGACACCTGTCGTCCGCGCGGGTACGACTGCTCCTGGCGGTCGGGCTGCTCTCCGGCGTGCTGGCCGGGTGCTCCCGTGACTTCGACGGGAGCCCCACCGCGAACATCCCGGGCCCAGACCCCGGGCGTGAACTGCCGGCCGATGCGCTCCAACCCCTGGGCCCCGTCGCCGCCGACCAGGACGCCCTGTGGGACCTGGCGTATCCGATCGCCATCGGCGTGTTCGTGTTCGTCTTCGCCGGGCTGGCCTACATCATCGTCCGGTTCCGGGACAAGGGGCAGGAGGAGCTGCCGGTCCAGACGCACGGCAACACCCGCCTGGAGATCGTCTGGACGATCATCCCTGCGCTCATCCTGGTCGTGATCGCCGTGCCCACCGTCAGGACCATCTTCGACCTGGCCCGCGAGCCGGACCCCGACGCCCTGATGATCGATGTGGTCGGCAAGCAGTACTGGTGGGAGTTCCGCTACGAGGAGGCCGGGATCTGGACGGCCTCGGAGCTGCACATCCCGACCGGACGCGACATCTACATCCGGCTGGACGGCTCCGAGCCGGGCAACACCAACGTGTACGGCCACGCACCGGTGCTGCACTCCTTCTGGGTGCCCTCGCTCGCCGGGAAGCGCGACTACGTGCCGGGTGCCATCCGCGAGATGCGCATCCAGGCCGACGAACCGGGGATCTATCCGGGGAACTGCGCGGAGTTCTGCGGCCTGTCGCACGCCAACATGCGCTTCACGGTGATCGCGCACGCTCCCGAGGACTACGAGGCCTGGGTGGCCTCGCAGCAGGAGCCGGCACCACTGGCCGAGGACGAGTTGGTCACCCAGGGGCAGGAGCTGTTCGTCACCGGCGCGTGCATCGGCTGTCACAACATCACGGGGCACCCTGACGTCGATCCCGACAACCCCTCGCGCGTCGGGCCGGACCTGACGCACTTCGCCGCCCGTGAGGCCTTCGCCGGCTACATCTTCGACTCACCGTTCGGGGACCAGGTGGAGAACCCGGACGAGGCCATGGAGAACCTGCGTGCGTGGATCCGCAACTCATCGGGGATCAAACCCGGCTCCCACATGCCGGCCACTCAGGTCGACGGCGAGCCGATCAACGGTGAGCAACTCGACGCCATCATCGCCTACCTCGCAACCTTGGAGTAA
- a CDS encoding sensor histidine kinase — translation MDSSVDAALGRVALVLRSIGAVWMVLLVAVYGWAGDLDEPDIAVYVTSLGVAWAILAWVTGWMRHPRRDRDWLLLATDLGVAVTVVLISAAVQEDVGYVGGYPFASLVVGLAAAGRRGVVAAAATLSVATLAALGIGGVNLGAFVVGQILLYVLGAAALVMGTEVLRSNERRARQAEAALVIAEERAATAAHLHDSVLQTLALMQRRADAPATVRTLARRQERELREWLFPDGDVPASTPTTATQTAEPDTVEPTEAAAEGSSAGSPRTGEAAVSLRTALEQAAEDVEERYDVAIRVVTLGRVGHLTVATDRRSPAGSVVMAAREAMVNAAKHAGIASVDVFAESAIMASSNGSAQAETAEELTVFVRDRGVGFDPEAVPEHRHGVRGSIVDRMSRAGGSATITSAPGTGTEVVLRLPLRTASEQEPT, via the coding sequence ATGGACTCCTCCGTTGATGCAGCCCTGGGCAGGGTGGCGCTGGTCCTGCGATCGATCGGTGCCGTGTGGATGGTGCTCCTGGTCGCCGTGTACGGCTGGGCCGGGGATCTCGACGAGCCCGACATCGCGGTGTACGTCACCTCGCTCGGTGTGGCCTGGGCGATCCTGGCCTGGGTGACCGGGTGGATGCGCCATCCGCGCCGCGACCGGGACTGGCTGCTGCTCGCGACCGATCTCGGCGTTGCGGTGACGGTGGTGCTCATCTCCGCCGCCGTGCAGGAGGACGTCGGGTACGTCGGGGGCTACCCCTTCGCCTCACTGGTCGTCGGGCTCGCGGCCGCCGGACGGCGCGGGGTGGTGGCCGCCGCGGCGACACTCAGCGTGGCAACACTCGCTGCGCTGGGGATCGGCGGCGTGAACCTCGGCGCCTTCGTGGTGGGACAGATCCTGCTGTACGTCCTCGGGGCAGCCGCGCTGGTGATGGGGACGGAGGTGCTGCGGTCCAACGAACGACGGGCCCGGCAGGCTGAGGCGGCACTGGTGATCGCTGAGGAGCGAGCGGCGACGGCCGCCCACCTGCACGACTCGGTGCTGCAGACCCTGGCGCTGATGCAACGTCGGGCAGACGCCCCGGCCACCGTCCGGACGCTGGCACGCCGACAGGAGCGCGAGCTCCGGGAGTGGCTCTTCCCGGACGGCGACGTACCGGCCAGCACGCCGACCACCGCAACGCAGACCGCGGAGCCGGACACGGTGGAGCCGACCGAGGCGGCAGCGGAGGGATCCTCCGCTGGGTCGCCGCGGACCGGGGAAGCGGCCGTCAGCCTGCGCACGGCGCTCGAGCAGGCCGCGGAGGACGTCGAGGAGCGCTACGACGTGGCGATCCGAGTGGTCACCCTGGGACGGGTGGGCCACCTGACCGTGGCCACCGACCGTCGCTCGCCGGCCGGTTCGGTGGTGATGGCAGCGCGTGAGGCCATGGTCAACGCGGCCAAGCACGCCGGTATCGCCTCGGTCGACGTCTTCGCCGAGTCCGCCATCATGGCATCGTCGAACGGTTCGGCCCAGGCCGAGACCGCTGAGGAGCTGACCGTGTTCGTCAGAGACCGCGGTGTCGGCTTCGATCCCGAGGCGGTGCCCGAGCATCGGCACGGTGTCCGCGGGTCGATCGTCGATCGGATGAGCCGAGCCGGCGGGTCGGCGACCATCACCTCGGCACCGGGCACCGGCACCGAGGTGGTCCTCCGGCTACCGCTGCGAACCGCGAGCGAACAGGAACCCACGTGA
- a CDS encoding LuxR C-terminal-related transcriptional regulator, whose amino-acid sequence MKDRLKVYVVDDHTIFRSGLRSEIASQVWISGDAGTVDGAIEGILADDPAVVLLDVHLPDGGGAAVIEGVRRAGNERAEFLALSASDSAEDVVAIIRAGARGYVTKTVPPDELVTAIRRVSGGDAYFSPQLAGYVLDAFAQIPVVQIEEELGQLTNREREVMQHLARGYTYAEIAETLVISIKTVETHASNVLRKLQLSNRHELSKWAHDRNIT is encoded by the coding sequence GTGAAGGACCGCCTCAAGGTGTACGTCGTGGACGACCACACGATCTTCCGATCGGGGCTGCGGAGCGAGATCGCCTCGCAGGTGTGGATATCGGGCGACGCCGGAACCGTCGACGGGGCGATCGAGGGCATCCTCGCCGACGACCCAGCCGTGGTCCTGCTGGACGTCCACCTGCCCGATGGCGGCGGTGCAGCCGTGATCGAGGGTGTCAGGCGGGCCGGCAACGAGCGTGCGGAGTTCCTGGCCCTCTCGGCCTCGGACTCCGCCGAGGACGTCGTGGCCATCATCCGCGCCGGCGCTCGCGGATACGTCACCAAGACCGTTCCGCCGGATGAGCTGGTGACCGCGATCCGGCGGGTCTCCGGTGGTGACGCGTACTTCTCACCGCAGCTGGCGGGCTACGTGCTGGACGCCTTCGCCCAGATCCCGGTCGTCCAGATCGAAGAGGAACTCGGCCAGCTGACCAACCGTGAGCGCGAGGTCATGCAGCACCTCGCCCGTGGCTACACCTATGCCGAGATCGCCGAGACCCTGGTGATCTCCATCAAGACCGTCGAGACCCACGCCTCGAACGTCCTGCGCAAGCTGCAGCTATCGAACCGACACGAGCTGTCGAAGTGGGCGCACGACCGCAACATCACCTGA
- a CDS encoding Fpg/Nei family DNA glycosylase codes for MPEGHTIHRHARLQRKVLQSQRVHAWSPQGRFDDGAARIDGQTCLDIQAHGKHLLYHWGDDGGDGAGQPSGDVLHVHLGLFGRFRTFHDEPPPPTDGTRLALRVDQGDGQGSTIYLAGATIVDLVTPEEVPDIIDRLGPDPLDADADPTRFYQALSRRTVPICEALLDQKAIAGIGNVYRAELLFRAAIDPNTPAGEITEAQATDLWEDAVHLLRLGEKSGRIVTVEPDDVGRRRRSDLRRGERLYVYKRHDRPCHRCGTPIVQWEPRSRTIWACPVCQQTHGG; via the coding sequence ATGCCCGAAGGTCACACCATCCATCGCCACGCCCGACTGCAGCGCAAGGTCCTGCAGAGCCAGCGGGTTCACGCCTGGTCGCCGCAGGGACGCTTCGACGACGGCGCGGCCCGCATCGATGGCCAGACCTGCCTGGATATCCAGGCCCACGGGAAGCACCTGCTGTACCACTGGGGCGACGACGGGGGCGACGGAGCGGGGCAGCCCAGCGGCGACGTCCTGCACGTCCACCTCGGCCTCTTCGGCAGGTTCCGCACCTTCCACGACGAGCCACCGCCACCCACCGACGGCACCCGGCTGGCGTTGCGCGTCGATCAGGGTGATGGTCAGGGCTCAACGATCTACCTCGCTGGCGCCACGATCGTGGATCTGGTCACGCCGGAGGAGGTCCCCGACATCATCGACCGGCTCGGTCCGGACCCGCTCGACGCGGACGCCGACCCTACGCGGTTCTACCAGGCGCTCAGCCGCCGGACGGTCCCGATCTGCGAGGCCCTGCTCGACCAGAAGGCGATCGCCGGCATCGGCAACGTCTACCGCGCCGAACTGCTCTTCCGCGCCGCCATCGACCCGAACACGCCGGCCGGTGAGATCACCGAGGCGCAGGCCACGGACCTGTGGGAGGATGCCGTGCACCTCCTGCGGCTGGGCGAGAAGAGTGGTCGGATCGTCACCGTCGAGCCAGACGATGTCGGCAGACGTCGCCGGTCGGACCTGCGGCGCGGCGAGCGCCTGTACGTCTACAAGCGGCATGACCGGCCGTGCCATCGCTGTGGGACGCCGATCGTGCAGTGGGAGCCGCGAAGCCGGACCATCTGGGCCTGCCCGGTGTGCCAGCAGACCCACGGGGGATGA
- a CDS encoding universal stress protein gives MEEPAELRRDLGFWGALTIGAGTMIGAGIFLLAGLALEQAGPAAVLSYLVAGLVCLLTAASAAELATGMPTSGGDYYFVSRSLGPAFGAISGVGIWLSLTVAIAFYLVGTGEFLTQVSPLDPTVGALIATALLLVLNVVGAKVSGSAQVVIVLALVGILGVFVVGGLTEVETANLSPFVPEGGGAVLSTTALVFVSFLGFVKIAAVAEEIKDPAKNLPRTLMGSVALVTLLYVLIVLIIAGIFTQETIREVPDPLTRAARLVYGSAGAQAIIIAGLFATLSSANASILAASRINLAMSRDRLFPRSLATINQRTVTPVRAILLTSSLAALLIVLLPNVEELAKIASSLQLYSYAAINVGAVALRAADPEWYRPTFRVPLSPYLQVIAALGCLSIIGFSGVAAQAAVVGLILLSLLWYALVRAGGEIDIEHAVPQLQARWAQLGLRALFAPPSAADVPADDATSVAPIERISGPDDPRHVVVALGNPRTERALLRAGRWIATGRDAGGEVDGVHLEVVPRQTPLGASDLRADETRQTLQRLDSVLEELDASSANGRPVSDTALRTSVDLVHDVSTSLVRETTGRGGDLLLLGWQGGFSLGRIARSPVRHVIAELPADLAVLRNRGLSDIRRILVPWGGGRHARLGLEVAVRIAGATGARIDLLRIVTPDVDAGREREAVLRQVDDIVDDTEVDVLVETADDVIATITSVVERDGHELVVIGASGETRIRSVLFGTIPDVVADSVGCSVMLVRRYLPKHWAYRASDRMKRFKERLGVGSSPPSSADGAAPS, from the coding sequence GTGGAAGAGCCAGCTGAGCTACGCCGTGATCTGGGGTTCTGGGGAGCCCTGACGATCGGGGCGGGGACCATGATCGGCGCCGGGATCTTCCTCCTGGCCGGCTTGGCACTGGAGCAGGCCGGTCCGGCAGCCGTCCTCAGCTACCTCGTCGCAGGACTGGTCTGCCTGCTGACCGCTGCCAGCGCTGCCGAGCTCGCGACGGGCATGCCGACCTCCGGCGGTGACTACTACTTCGTCTCGCGATCGCTCGGACCGGCGTTCGGCGCGATCTCCGGCGTCGGCATCTGGCTCAGCCTGACCGTCGCGATCGCCTTCTACCTCGTGGGGACCGGTGAGTTCCTCACCCAGGTCTCGCCGCTCGATCCGACCGTCGGCGCCCTCATCGCCACCGCGCTGCTGCTGGTCCTGAACGTGGTGGGGGCGAAGGTGTCGGGCTCAGCACAGGTCGTGATCGTCCTGGCCCTGGTGGGCATCCTCGGAGTGTTCGTCGTCGGTGGGTTGACGGAGGTGGAGACCGCCAACCTGTCGCCCTTCGTGCCCGAGGGTGGCGGCGCCGTCCTCTCGACGACCGCCCTGGTGTTCGTGTCCTTCCTCGGCTTCGTCAAGATCGCCGCGGTCGCCGAGGAGATCAAGGACCCGGCCAAGAACCTGCCGCGGACCCTCATGGGATCCGTGGCGCTGGTGACGCTGCTCTACGTCCTGATCGTGCTGATCATCGCGGGCATCTTCACGCAGGAGACGATCCGGGAGGTGCCGGATCCCCTGACGCGTGCTGCCCGGCTCGTCTACGGCTCGGCGGGTGCGCAGGCGATCATCATCGCCGGCCTGTTCGCCACCCTCTCGAGTGCCAACGCCTCGATCCTGGCCGCGTCGCGGATCAACCTGGCCATGTCACGCGACCGCCTGTTCCCGCGGTCGTTGGCCACGATCAACCAGCGGACCGTCACGCCGGTCCGGGCCATCCTGCTCACGTCGTCCCTGGCGGCCCTGCTGATCGTGTTGCTGCCGAACGTCGAGGAGCTCGCCAAGATCGCGAGCTCGCTGCAGCTGTACTCCTACGCCGCCATCAACGTCGGCGCGGTCGCGCTCCGGGCGGCCGATCCGGAGTGGTACCGACCGACCTTCCGGGTGCCGCTCTCGCCGTACCTGCAGGTGATCGCAGCCCTGGGCTGCCTGTCGATCATCGGCTTCTCCGGGGTTGCGGCCCAGGCAGCCGTGGTCGGCCTGATCCTGCTCAGCCTGTTGTGGTATGCGCTCGTCCGGGCTGGTGGAGAGATCGACATCGAGCATGCGGTTCCGCAACTGCAGGCTCGCTGGGCACAGCTCGGCCTGCGTGCCCTCTTCGCCCCTCCGTCCGCTGCTGACGTCCCCGCCGACGACGCCACCAGCGTCGCACCCATCGAGCGCATCAGCGGTCCCGACGATCCCCGGCACGTCGTCGTGGCGCTCGGCAACCCCCGGACCGAGCGAGCCCTGCTGCGGGCTGGACGGTGGATCGCGACGGGGCGGGACGCCGGAGGAGAGGTCGACGGGGTGCACCTGGAGGTCGTGCCGCGCCAGACCCCGCTCGGGGCCTCGGACCTTCGAGCTGACGAGACCCGGCAGACCCTCCAGCGGCTCGACTCTGTCCTCGAGGAGTTGGACGCGTCGAGCGCCAACGGGAGGCCCGTATCGGACACCGCCCTGCGGACCTCGGTCGATCTGGTCCACGACGTGTCGACGTCGCTGGTCCGCGAGACCACCGGCCGCGGCGGCGACCTGCTGCTGCTGGGGTGGCAGGGCGGCTTCTCCCTCGGTCGAATCGCACGATCTCCCGTCCGGCACGTGATCGCGGAGCTGCCAGCCGACCTCGCCGTCCTCCGCAACCGCGGGCTGTCGGACATCCGACGGATCCTGGTGCCGTGGGGTGGCGGCCGACACGCTCGACTGGGGCTCGAGGTGGCCGTGCGCATCGCCGGCGCGACCGGCGCGCGCATCGATCTGCTGCGGATCGTCACCCCGGACGTCGACGCGGGTCGGGAGCGCGAAGCCGTGCTGCGGCAGGTGGACGACATCGTGGACGACACCGAGGTCGACGTGCTCGTGGAGACCGCAGATGATGTCATCGCCACCATCACCAGCGTCGTCGAGCGGGACGGCCACGAACTCGTGGTCATCGGCGCGAGTGGCGAGACCCGCATCCGGAGTGTGCTCTTCGGCACCATTCCGGATGTCGTCGCCGACAGCGTGGGGTGCTCGGTCATGCTGGTGCGCCGGTACCTGCCGAAGCACTGGGCCTACCGGGCCTCGGATCGCATGAAGCGGTTCAAGGAACGGCTGGGCGTCGGCTCCTCCCCGCCGTCGTCTGCCGACGGTGCCGCCCCGTCGTGA
- a CDS encoding DUF1772 domain-containing protein, with protein MTGPSEGSLVAATLLTGLDAGIMLAFANSVMPGLRGATDDAFVDVMVGINEQIQNPLFFAIFIGGPMSQGVALALRGGWGPATGLLVSGVMASLAKLALTAVLHVPANTALATSGRRPGAATAGLRSAFETRWVSWHRVRTALSVTAFLATAATAWASAP; from the coding sequence ATGACCGGCCCGTCGGAGGGGTCGCTCGTCGCTGCCACGCTGTTGACGGGGCTCGATGCCGGGATCATGCTCGCGTTCGCCAACTCCGTCATGCCGGGGTTGCGCGGTGCGACCGATGACGCCTTCGTCGATGTCATGGTCGGCATCAACGAGCAGATCCAGAATCCGCTCTTCTTCGCCATCTTCATCGGCGGGCCGATGTCGCAGGGGGTGGCGCTGGCCCTTCGCGGCGGCTGGGGCCCGGCCACCGGCCTGCTGGTGAGCGGCGTGATGGCCAGCCTGGCAAAGCTGGCCCTCACCGCGGTGCTGCACGTGCCCGCCAACACGGCCCTGGCCACATCCGGTCGCCGGCCCGGCGCCGCGACGGCTGGGCTTCGGAGCGCCTTCGAGACCCGCTGGGTGTCGTGGCATCGGGTCAGGACCGCCCTGTCGGTGACCGCCTTCCTCGCGACGGCTGCCACCGCGTGGGCTTCTGCACCGTGA
- a CDS encoding SDR family oxidoreductase has product MTHTPHQILITGATGKTGRRVLRRLRSGYPDHAVRGVSRSTTPRFDWTDRDTWDAVLSDIDVVYLCYSPDLGFPGAAGTVGAFATRAVERGVSRAVLLSGRGEPEARAAEEAVRNTGIGLTVLRAAWLAQNFTEDFLAGAIAEGVVALPIRTDVGEPVVDADDVADAIVRSLTDDRLTGQTHELTGPNLWTLEEMVQRIATATGRSLQAVQVPMDTWVAGAVEAGMPASLARQYAELFAAIMDGRNAQLAPGLVEVLGRDGGDFGDFVRSAAAADAWTVAA; this is encoded by the coding sequence ATGACACACACACCACACCAGATCCTGATCACCGGAGCGACGGGCAAGACCGGCCGTCGTGTTCTCCGTCGCCTTCGCAGCGGGTACCCCGACCACGCCGTTCGCGGCGTCTCCCGCTCCACCACTCCACGCTTCGACTGGACCGACCGCGACACCTGGGATGCCGTCCTGTCCGACATCGATGTCGTCTACCTCTGCTACTCCCCCGACCTGGGGTTTCCCGGGGCGGCGGGGACCGTGGGCGCGTTCGCCACCCGGGCCGTCGAGCGGGGTGTCTCCCGCGCGGTGCTCCTCTCCGGTCGTGGCGAACCCGAGGCCAGGGCGGCGGAGGAGGCGGTCCGGAACACCGGCATCGGCCTCACCGTGCTCCGTGCCGCGTGGCTGGCCCAGAACTTCACCGAGGACTTCCTCGCCGGCGCCATCGCTGAGGGCGTCGTGGCCCTTCCCATCCGAACCGATGTCGGTGAGCCCGTCGTGGACGCCGACGACGTCGCGGATGCCATCGTCCGGTCCCTCACCGACGACCGTCTGACCGGCCAGACCCACGAGTTGACGGGACCGAACCTGTGGACGCTCGAGGAGATGGTCCAGCGGATCGCCACGGCGACGGGACGATCGCTGCAGGCCGTCCAGGTGCCGATGGACACGTGGGTGGCCGGGGCGGTGGAGGCGGGGATGCCCGCCTCGCTGGCACGTCAGTACGCCGAGCTGTTCGCGGCGATCATGGACGGCCGCAATGCCCAGCTCGCACCGGGCCTCGTCGAGGTCCTGGGCCGGGACGGCGGCGACTTCGGCGACTTCGTGCGCTCGGCGGCCGCCGCTGACGCCTGGACGGTGGCGGCATGA
- a CDS encoding AraC family transcriptional regulator: MDAVEALLAGPRARGAHLLRALMATPWAIGVRDRAPLTVVALVTGTACVQAEDGTTYPLTSGDVALVRGPEPYVVADKPGRLPTVVVHPGNRCESLDGRPLEESMRLGVRTWGHGLDASTEMLIGTYVGEGAVSRRLLDWLPPVVVQTADARSAGLVQLLRRETSTEAPGQATVLDRLLDVLVMQTVRWALDVAGPRAPGWFTGSQDPVVAAALQAIHDHPEQSWTVAALAGEAGVSRASLAKRFSDTVGESPIQYLTGWRMDLAADLLAADPALTIEAVARRVGYAGAFGFSSAFTRTRGVSPSAHRRLATV, encoded by the coding sequence ATGGACGCCGTCGAAGCGCTGCTGGCTGGCCCGCGGGCCAGAGGTGCCCACCTGCTGCGTGCTCTGATGGCCACACCGTGGGCGATCGGTGTCCGTGATCGGGCTCCGCTGACCGTCGTGGCACTGGTCACCGGAACGGCCTGCGTGCAGGCCGAGGACGGCACGACGTACCCCCTCACGTCGGGCGACGTCGCACTGGTCAGAGGTCCCGAGCCGTACGTCGTGGCGGACAAGCCCGGCCGACTGCCCACGGTGGTCGTGCACCCCGGCAATCGCTGCGAGTCCCTGGACGGGCGGCCGCTGGAGGAGTCGATGCGCCTGGGCGTGCGGACCTGGGGTCACGGGCTCGATGCCTCGACCGAGATGCTCATCGGCACCTACGTCGGTGAGGGTGCAGTCTCCCGGCGGCTGCTGGACTGGCTGCCTCCGGTTGTCGTGCAGACGGCTGACGCGCGCTCGGCAGGGCTTGTGCAGCTGCTCCGACGCGAAACATCCACCGAGGCCCCCGGCCAGGCGACAGTTCTGGACCGGCTGCTGGACGTGCTGGTCATGCAGACGGTCAGGTGGGCCCTGGACGTCGCCGGGCCGCGTGCGCCGGGGTGGTTCACGGGATCCCAGGATCCCGTGGTGGCCGCCGCCCTCCAGGCCATCCACGACCACCCGGAGCAGTCCTGGACCGTCGCCGCGCTGGCCGGTGAGGCAGGCGTGTCGCGCGCATCGCTGGCGAAGCGGTTCAGCGACACGGTCGGCGAGAGCCCGATCCAGTACCTGACCGGCTGGCGCATGGATCTTGCCGCCGATCTGCTGGCCGCTGATCCCGCACTCACGATCGAGGCGGTCGCCAGGCGCGTCGGATACGCCGGTGCCTTCGGGTTCAGCTCCGCGTTCACCCGCACTCGTGGCGTGAGCCCGTCGGCGCATCGGCGGCTCGCCACCGTCTGA